Below is a window of Salvelinus sp. IW2-2015 linkage group LG35, ASM291031v2, whole genome shotgun sequence DNA.
tacagtacagtgcagtctctctgtctctcacatctcagaggttacagtacagtgcagtctctctgtctctcacacctcagagttacagtacagtgcagtctctctcacctcagaggttacagtacagtgcagtctctctcacccagaggttacagtacagtgcagtctctctgtctctcacatctcagaggttacagtacagtgcagtctctctgtctctcacatctcagaggttacagtacagtgcagtctctctgtctctcacatctcagattacagtacagtgcagtctctctgtctctcacacctcagaggttacagtacagtgcagtctctctCACCTCAGagtttacagtacagtgcagtcctCTCACCTCagaggttacagtacagtgcagtctctcACATCTCAGAGGTTACAGTACAGTCCAGTCTCTCACATCTCAGAGGTTACAGACAGTGCAGTCTCTCACATCTCagaggttacagtacagtgcagtctctctgtctctcacatctcagaggttacagtacagtgcagtctctcacacctcagaggttacagtacagtgcagtcctCACATCTCagaggttacagtacagtgcagtctctcacacctcagaggttacagtacagtgcagtctctcacacctcagaggttacagtacagtgcagtctctcACACCTCAgagttacagtacagtgcagtctctctGATCTCAgagttacagtacagtgcagtctctctgatctcagaggttacagtacagtgcatctctcacatctcagaggttacagtacagtgcagtctctctgtccctcacatCTCAGAGTTACAGTACCGTCAGTCTCTCTGCCCTCACACTCTCagaggttacagtacagtgcagtctctcacctctcagaggttacagtacagtgcagtctctctgatctcagaggtacagtacagtgcatctCTCTCACCTCAGGGTCGAGCAGAGCGTTGCTTTTGTGACACATTTCATCTCCTCTGTCACAGCCTCCTCATACACTGAACACCATCTCAAACACACAGTCGTATACCTACAAATATATGAATTCAATCCAATCCATTTGTGTAACTGTATTACCCTTTACCCAGATACATCTTATTCCACTTGGATGGTGATGTTGATATTAATAAAAGGCCTCTGAATTCAACAAAAATTCTCACAGATGTTATGGAACTCTAGCCATTGTTCSCCTTATCACAAAAGCAGTCACACGTGCTCCTTGATATTATCAATACAAACCCTACAGCCAATAGTCCATTAGCAGGGCATTATGACAGGCCTACATCCACTGGGCTCTGCTGCTGGCTATCCTCACTCCATCAACACCAGAAGCTCTGCCARATCTGCACTGAGCAGTAGGTAAGATTTCTTCcttttatattttattgtgaTTTTTTAGGGGGTGCTACAGCACCCTCGGCAACCCTGCTTCCCTCGGGTATGAACTTGAGAAGTGGTGAACCAGTACATCTGTTTGTTTAKCCCCTTTGAGGTCAAAGCATTAAAAAAGTTGTACATCATTCCTTGGTCTCAGAAAGAAACCATACTGGATATTATTTTGTTTGTGTKTTTGTGTGTCTGTTGCAAAGGGTTTCCACRGAGGCCTTTATCTGTTATTTGGAGATATTAGCCATTGGTAAGGACTCAAGTCCATGTCAAATAGACACGCTTCACTGATTGGTGCACCGTTTTCTCCAACAGCAGACAGCTGTGCATTGAGACCACATCAAACTGGGTCTACAAATAAACAGATTTGACAATGATCCGCTGACTCAWCAACAACACAGAGGGGGTATATCTGAACTCAAAAAACAAGTAAATACCCCTCTGACAAGCACTCATTGAACCtcaagatcaatggaaacattgtACAAGTTCAAGTTTTTTAAGCTTTATGCTGCTCAAGTCAGTGAGGATCCAGTAAACATTAGAAATGACAGGTATTTTATAGACTGAATGCCTCCTTTGACCCAAACGGAAGTCCTAAAGAGACTTTTWCCKTAATACAGTTCCAAAAAGGTATATGACTGACAGAGCTGTGTGCTACTACTTTACTGACATTTAACAGCATCCAAAGATCAACATTCTGCAACATAAACCACCTCAATGACCAGAACGAATCATCTTTCATATGCAGAGGTCAATGTCTAATGGTTGAAAGGAATTCTTTGATAGTGGGTCACCTTGTAATTGTCAAATCAGTGTCAGCCATGTGGTGCACTTTGGAGGGGAAATGTATGTTAAacttgaaagtgtgtgtgtgtgtgtactgtcttaCCTCCAGTTGTGTCTCACATCTGTTGATGTCGTCTGTAGACTGGTTGAGTTTCTCCAGTTCTCCCTGTAAGAAAGAGAGCAAAGGAGAATATTGAGCAMCGCCAAGAGAAAGGAATGTATCTGGGAAGTCTGCAACATCTGGAARGTGTTACACTAGGCTGAAATACTAGACTGGACAATAGAAGTTAGCCAGAGTGATGGTTTGAACGAACACAAGAATCAGCTACTATCTTGATTTATGGATATATTAAATGCACATAGCTTTTAAGGTTAAACAATGTTATTTTTCAACCATAACAGCCTAATACGCAGCAGAAGGTATAYTCAGATGAACATGCTATTTGAGTGTCAGGCCTTTACTCCCATGCATTCCATTAAATCAGAAACAAGTTTGGCTAAAACATAGACAATCATAAACATAACCAGTAGGCCTACGTCGCAACTAAGTCAGGTACAATACTGACCTTTTGTTCAAGGTAGACAGACACTCTTAATAAATCAATACatgaaaaactattttaaaaaagACCCCAAATCAGATAGACTTTCTGCCAAGGATAATACATACTCTTAAGATGTGCACTGAATAGTGGATGTATCAAACGCAGTTAAATGAATTGATTAGTTGGTCTCAATTGAAACAAAGAGCAATTGTTATTATAACGTACCTGAATTCTAGGGTCCACCTCCTCTTCTGAGTATTCCGAATCTTCGTCAGACCTATTTTCTTTCTCCAAATKGTCCATTCTGGATGATAAAGCGGACTGTGTGCTGTCGGAGCGAACAAAGCCAATTTCCAAGAGACGCTCTAACCGCGCGACAGGAGTTTCACGAACACGATCAATCACACTGCAACGTTAGCAATGATAAAAAACGATGTTTgaaatatttatatgtatatcaAAGCGATATACAGGTAATTGAAAGACAAAAGACTGATAATCGTCTTGTATGTCAATTGACACAGCAGCGCTCTGTCTGCGTCCAATACCAAGCCACTGAGCAAGTGATGATGAAACGACTTGTGTACGGGTATCTACAGCGTAACGTTACGCCCCTTCTGCTCTCCAAMMSGATGMAYATATAGATAGATGTATGTACCATCAGAGACTACTTACTRTGTGGTAAAACAGTTATAACAAGCTGAATATACAATTTGGGAAACTCAATacctttttataaatgtatttgataTATATTTCTTCCCAAAATAGAATGTTACAGATTTCAGATAATAATTAATGAAAYTGGTATTTAATGAACACCCTCAGATATTCATTGCCCCTACATTCCATATAGACCAGTTAGCCATGCCCACCAGATACCCTCTTTGTATTAGCCAACTCCAAAATACCAGATACTCTCTTCATCCTATATTCTAGAGTCACTTTTTCCAATTCTCAGATACCATATACTGTGTACTCATAACATAAGTAGGCCAGTATTGAGCAGTAACACGATAAGAAATGCATGATACAATACATTACTGGGGGATGTCCTATAGATTAAACATGCTATTAGGTCTGGATTCAAATAGAGTTCAAGAACAATCTGATGATGTATcattcatagaaatataattatattCAYATGGTATCATGCATGTCAGTTGTGTACAGTATGCCTATATTAGATAAATACTCACCCCAAGTAATATCAGTATGGGGAATGGCCTATATAATCAAAACCTTATGATATATTGATTTATAGCTTCCAGCTTTTAAAACAATTCCTTCAAGTTGAAATCATACCCATAACAAGGCACATTTATGTtaaaaaatcatattaaaatgCATTATTTCCAGCAATACGATCTGTGTTTCGGAGGTTGAGATGCTGTTGTGTAAAACACTCACCAATCATGTTAGACAGGACTCATTTGGGATTTTGTACATCTGAGTGGAACTGTCCCCTttcttcatggacatttttgacCTAAATCTTTTAAATTCTCACTTTCTCTCAATCTAAGGTAATGGAATGCCCAGTATGTCAATGTAATGTGTAGGTGGTAATGTTATAAAGAGTTTGTGAAGCGATAGAGGCTTTGAATGACACCTATCAGTGCAATTGCTTGACATTAGAACATAAGGYTTGGTTATCATTCAACTACCATTAGAATGTTTGATTTCCAGTTATTTTACTGCAGTGCACTATGATGACAGGATAGACCTATCAATGTTATTGAGCCCATATAATCTAATCTTCCATTAGGTTCACGTCTTGTTATCTGTGTTTGTCCCATCCTGATTCAGACACCATGTGAACCAGATATACTTAATATGATTAGATAGGCAAATAGCACCCATTCACATCATCAGTGAAGGACCCTTATCCTCAGACACAGTTCTGTTCAACAGCCCATTTTGTTCATTAACCTCAGAATATAAGAGGTCCTTATCGGTGCTGCAGTGCGTGATTAGACAGCCGTGGATAGTAAGGTGAGCTACAGTACGCAAGTACAGGGTACTCAGACAAGGCGCTGCCTTTTTGGGTTGTTCCCATAGCTAGAACAGGAGGATAGCATCTCTGCAATGTGGGACTAAATCCAGGTATTACACCCTCTTTTTCtcccacacatacaaacacacacctcttgGACCTGTATTCACACAGGAAcagtcaacacaaacacacacctcttgGACCTGTATTCACACAGGAACagtccaacacaaacacacacctcttgGACCTGTATTCACACAGGAACAgtcaacacaaacacaggtgCTTACTTGCtccttctttcgctctctctttttctctccctctgtcatacCCACATCCAGACACCCTTGTTTTCATTCCCCATGCCCatcagaggggaaaagagagaagcagaggatgGCTGGCAGGCAGACGGGCAGATTGAGGAGGGTGATTGTTTTGAAAGTTATGTAACTCAGACTGTCTGGCTGCTCACCTTAAAGCCATCGGACAGACCAGCTAGAGCGGGCCTGTTAGAACTCCAGTTCACTGACAGTGTTAATAATGATACACKACGACGGGAGGAAGCAAATCAACCAGTCAGGAAAAGCtcaatgactttttccacagcgCTCCAATCTGATTGGGTCATGTCCCGTTTGGAAAACCGTCTTGGAATACATCCGCTACCCATTCACCRACAGAGAATAACATGCCTCATTTAGGAGAATCAAATATATTGTATACAGCCTACTTATGTAGGATGGCAGTGATCAGGCAGGGAGTGGGAGTATGCAGTATATCAAGAACCAATGTGAAATCAGGATTAGTATTTCAATAGGCATTCATAACTGCAWAGCCTACAGTGTTTCTCCAATACTTTTTTAAACCATAAGCCCCAAAATGCCACATGTAGGACTgtgaacatatatatatatattttttaacttaaaTCAATATCAATATCATTAAGGAAGGGATCCCTTCCACAGTAATTATACAGGGAACAGTGTACTAGCCTTATCTCACAAGCGTRCAGCTTCCCACTTTACATCAACGTAACTACTATCAAAAGCACAAGGTCATCTACAGCAGTCAGCATGTTCTGTCCACCCAATGGAATTAGTCTGAATAACAGGATATGTCAAGCCCCTCCAGATATAGAGTACTAGAAGGCTATGAGCTCTTCAGTGCTCTCTTCCACTTTGTGGAGCAGAGCTGACCTCAGCCTGAGCCTGTACGAGAGTCTTTTCTACAGGAAGTGCCCTCTCAATAAAGGAAAAGACAGCAATATAAGAGAGGCRGATGTTGGCATGGTCCTGTTGAGTAGGGCAGAACATTGAGGATARAGATATGTACTATATTTTATCTCTGAGACACACKGAACATTCTGCCCAATTGAATAAGATAGTSAAAAAGAGAGGGGGCGAGAAATATGAAATCATACCCTGCAATCCCTCCTATCACATTCCTCTTATGCAATATCATCACACTCATGGGGGCTCCACTTCACAAAACATTCCAGGTGCCTATAGCATCTTCATATACAAAGGATCCTAAGGGCTGATAAGGATCASAGTGCTGTRWATGTTTAGAGGAAAAGTGSCAAGTGTTATAGCAGTGAGTGAATGTGGACTRGGTTAGATTAAGAGMACATTGTTGGGGGTAGAGGCTCACAATAATGATTCCCCTGGACCATCAGTAAGACCCCTTGTCACGCGATAGAAAGACGGGCGCcacttgtttatgtgtgtgtacaggacgGATCAGGGTGTGTACCTGTGTCACGAACGTTATAATGGTGACAGGTGATGAGTGATGATGGGGACCTTGAATAGGACTGGGAGCCCCTGTGTACTCCCTCTACGATTCATTGTGCTGCTATAGACTTCCTATTGACAGGATATGGACATGGCGGGTACTGTGCATATTCACTATScactgggcacacactggtcgaATAAATGTTATTTCCACGttgtttcaatgaaatgacgtggaaccaaggtggaatagacgttgaattgagtTCTGTACCCAGTGAGTAGGGTCGGTCTGACCTGGGAGCTGCACTGATTATCTGATCTAGAAATCAACCCCATTTCTAAACAAATGATAGATCTCTGTCAGAGATGAATGTCAGTGAAACTGTGCAAAGCCTTTCTCAgactaatctctcgtggacagatattaacatgggctcccgagtggcgcagcggtctaaggcactgcatctcagtgtaaaaggtgtcactacagtccctggtttgaatccaagctgaatcacatccggctgtgattgagagtcccatagggcggcgcacaaatggcccagtgtcgtctgggtttggccggggtaggccRtcattgtaaataagaatttgttcttaactgagttgcctggttaaataaacaaaGTCGATGCAAGACTTTGGTTCTAGGATGTTGAAATGATGCTCAGACCCATGYGAACCTACCTGGTgatataaataaacattttaaacggAAGTGCTTTGCTGTATCAGTAAACCCAGAATAGGCTATAAAAAGCCAGAAGGGAGCTGGCCTTTGAGCCCCAGGTGTCTGGTGGGGTTGTGGCATTTCACTGAATGTCAGACTCCTCGTGTACTGTGGATACAGCTGCCCTCACGTTCCTGATGATGTGAGAGKAGTGACACGTGTTCCCTTGTCTCATCTCCCAAAGGTGACATGGCACAAACCCACACTGACCCAGTCCACTGCTGGAAAGGGCAAATGCGTGGTGGGGTCAGTTCCACattaaaaaatacacacaaaaaacctACACACACATCTGTAAGGTCTTTGAAAAGGTTACATGTGATTAACAATTTCAGCTTCTTGCTGTTGACTCATCCTACTACAGGGTCAGGGGTCACTTTGTGGTGTCACAGATGGGTGGATTTGGGGGCAGAAAAAAAAGAGGTGGTCTCAAAAACGAATCCAGATGCTTTTTGTTCAGTGCCTAAAGACATAAAAGCAGAGGTATTCTCATATGTAGTGGCAACTTAAAAATATCAGGATCTATTACTGTTGCACTAAAACAAATCCTGCCCACTCAAAATCATTAAGGTGAATAATCTCAGACACCAAGAACTAAAATCTTGCACAATTGTGTCAGATATGTTACATGCAAATCCTGCCcactgtccacgagagattattaAGTGCATGACATCTACATTAAATCACTTTTACATTTTTAKAAGTCAACATGGGTTTGCCAACTATGCACATTGTGTATGAATGCTAGGTAAACATGATCAACTGGAAACATAAAACAAATTGAGCAGGATAAAAAATAGGAATATTTATTTAGACTAACCAAGGAGCACTTGATGTTACATATTTTCTTTACAGGTTTTGTTGCCCCCTTGTGGTAAAGAAAATGTATTACATGATTAGAAAAGTTGGCAGCAAAAAATAGTATTGGAACTTTAACAACTCTGAAACTACACAACAAACCATTCTCTCTAAGAAATTATCCATCATATACAGTTTTATCATtggtgtaaagtaattaagtaaaaatacattgaagtactacttaagtagttttttggggtatttgtactttaccatttatattttttacaacttttacttcactacattcctaaagaaaatatgtacttcttACTcctattttccctgacaaccaaaagcactcgttacatttcgaatgcttagcatgaTAGGAAAATTGTCACATTTACGTACTTATCAAGAAAACGCGCAGTTatcactactgcctctgatctggcagacttcactaaacacaaatgctttgtttgtaaattatgtctgtgttggagtgtgcccctgactatcagtaaataaaacaaattgtgctttctggtttgcttaatataagaaatgtaaaattatgtatagcatttacttttacttttgatacttaagtatattttagcaattacatttacttttgattattctatttaaaaacattttttttttttacttttactctagTATTTAAGTGGGTggcttttacttgagtaattttctattaagKtatctttacttttactcatgtatgacaattgggtactttttccaccactgagttataataataaaaaagcataATCAAACAAATGGCACTTAAATCAGCAATACGGCAGTGTAGGCTTTTGTCCAATGATATCCATTTATATATGAAGGTTTCAGTCCATTTGTGCCTTTGAAGGWTTCAAACATTTGTTGAGGAAAGGGACTTCAGGAGCCCTGTAATTGGTCTGGCCTTCGGAACTTGCTTTGAAGGAACACCCTGGGCACACAAAGCCCCTCCTTCTTATTGACTGTTTCTCGTAGCACGTACTCATTGGTTACACTCTCGAACCCCGCCCCTCTGAACAGGTCTGCTAGGAGCTCTGAAACACAGACGTTcagatttggtattttattaggctccccattagctgttgcaaaagcagcagctactcttcctggggtccacacaaaacatgacatcatacagaacattaatagtcaagaacagctcaaggacagaactacattaaaaaaaggcacacgtagccttaTTAttgatgcatacacacaaactacgtcaaataggggagaggcgttgtgccgtgaggtgttgcttcatctgttttttgaaaccaggtttgctgtttatttgagcaatatgagatgaaacagagttccatgcaataatggctctatataatactgtacgctttcttgaatttgttctggtttTGAGGACTGTGAAAAGATCCCTGGTGGCatatctggtgggataagtgtgtgtgtgagagctgtgtgtaagttgactatgcaaacaatttggaattttcaacacattaatatttcttataaaaagaagaagtaatgcagtcagtctctcctcaactcttagccaagagagactggcatgcatagtatttatatcatccctctgattacaattaagagcaagacgtgccgctctgttctggaccagctgcagcttaactaggtctttcttagcAGCACTTGACCACACTACTGGACCATWATCAAGATTAGACAATAATCATGATTCAAAATGTATAAACAGAGAAAGAGTCCCACAGAAGAGACCAGACCAACTGCTTACTGCTTGTGGGTAATtcgaaaagacaaaaaaaagacaataaagaaagacaaaaaagcTAAAATAACTACGAGGGAAAATgttggagaggaaagaggaatggACTGACCTTTGGAGAAGAAATAAGACCTGGTACCATCCTGTCTGACGTAGAAGTTCTCTCCCAGTTTGTTTCCGGCCTTAAACCTCATCATGGCGTGGTCATACAGACCATAGTCCCTGAACAGAATGATGCCCCCTGGCTTCAGAACCTGACACAGAGAATGTCAATAAAGTCACAAGTTATTTTGAGGGTGTTAAGTGTTTACTGCAGTTTCATCCTTTTCCTCAGCCCCGTCTCACCCTGTAAATGTTGTCCAGAGCCTGCTGCATCTTGTCTGGGTGGATGGCTGAGAGAACGAATATGAGCGTGGCCACATCCACACATCCCACTGGGATGTTTCCCCTCAGGTCATCCTTAGTCAGGTCACACTGGAACGCACTGCAGCGCTCAGCRCAGTACAGGGAGTGTTGCTGAGGACAAAGAGAAAATGACACTGGATATCAGGGTTGTTTTGTTAAAAGTCCCACTGGCTCTGGGTCATCAGTGGTACATCTTCTTACCTTCACAAACTCCACAGCTCGTGGTGAGAAGTCACAGGCATAGACAAAGATGTTAAGGTCTTCCTCCAGTAGTGGGAAGATGCAGTTCCCAACCCCACAGCCAGCTTCAAGCAGGACCAGCTTCTGGGCttcaaactgagagagagagaaacataccgTATTGAGAAAtgtattgagatgcacccctagTTGGAAACCTAACAACTTCCTACGCCATCTTCTTACCTCAAGGCACACTTTCAGTTCTTCAAACTCTCTGGTGGTCCAATGCCTATCCTTGAAAAAGTTTGTTGTGTTCCTTTTGTAAAACAAGTCCCAGTTTTTCTGTGCCTCCTTTTCCAACTTCATCTGCTTGAAGTCAGACACCAAAGTCTGGTCACCTGTcagtttctccatctctttctcattCAAAGTCCTGCMAGTAGATGTTTTGCTTTGGACAGGTGGGGTAAGACATCGCAATCCGTCTTTGGGTTCCTCTCCAGGGAGTACAACATTGKCTGTGTCGTCTTGCTTTGATAGTGCCATAACTTGCACTACTGTAATTAACGGCAGTAGCTAATAGCAGAACTTCCTTGACATCCTCWAATCTATTATTTCATCAATCCATATGAAATTATCCTGCTAATGTTAATGGATGACACTAACACATTATAGTGATAGATAGACTGTTATTGAAAATGCACGAAATAttttcacatacattttttatgaacGCAAATGTTCCAGAAATGTTCTAAGACTTCGCGTGTGGCATGTAGTCTTCTTCGTCCGTGTGGGAACAGTGTTTGATTACGATGATTCCGGCATGTTCATCTCAGTCAGTAAAAACGTTGTACTTATTCGTGTGAGTGAAAATCGTATTATTATactaatatataataatacatcGTTACTAATTCTAACGTGCTGAATATGCAGATTTTTCGGTGTTTATTTTGGGGTCAACCCAATTAGGGTGCTCAGATCCTATCGGTGACATTTCAGCACTGGAACAAACAGGAAAAGGAGTGGTCATGTGACGTAGGGATTGTTTTTCAAAATAGCTTAGCTAGCTGCAWAGCTAGCTGAAGTATCTTATATACTACGTTATTATCATTCAATTTTATAACGCAGcataatttaaataaatgtgaatattAAACTTCTAGCATAGTCATGAATGGGAGTACAAATCCGCTCTTGGACAAAGAAGAACATGTTTTGAAGCTCGGAGAGAGCTTTGAGAAGAGGCCAAAATCATCATTTCACACCATCAGATGTTAGTAGTCTATTTTTATTGATTAAATATAAATGTGTAAATATGTTACGTTTATTTTACTATACCCAACTTTAGTCACTCCTTTTGACAAGTTGGTAAgttagataacgttagctaactatctTCGTCAGCTAGCTAAYGTTATCTAACAATGTAGCTAGTtattgttagttagctagcacaaAAAACTAACGGTAACGTTAATCCGGTACGATAGTACATTACCAGAARAAATATTGTAATCRGATTACAAATACTTTTGAAAACGTAGGTAGCGTACATTAGCTAGGtcattacttttaaattcagaaagRatgtttgcaaaaaaatacatKaatacctttctgttttctcaatgaYATTCAATTCAGTACTGAAAAAAGGCGCAAATTAAAAACCTCTTAATGGAWTGGGCCCTTTTTCTtttgacatacccaaatctaactgcctgtagctcaggccctgaagcaaggatatgcatattctttgtACCATTTGAAASgaaacactttgaagtttgtggaaatgtgaatgtaaaggaatgtaggagaatataacacattagatctggtaaaagataatacaaagaaaaaccccccaggttttttttgttttttttgtaccatcatctttgaaatgcaagagaaaggccataatgtattattccagcccaggtgcaatttatatATTGGCCacgagatggcagcagtgtatgtgcaacgttttagactgatccaatgagccattgtatttctgttaaaaaatgttcaagactgcccaaatgtgcctaatttgtttattagtaacttttcatgttcaaaattgtgcactctcctcaaacaatagtatggtattatttcactgta
It encodes the following:
- the LOC111958886 gene encoding tRNA N(3)-cytidine methyltransferase METTL6-like, producing MALSKQDDTXNVVLPGEEPKDGLRCLTPPVQSKTSTXRTLNEKEMEKLTGDQTLVSDFKQMKLEKEAQKNWDLFYKRNTTNFFKDRHWTTREFEELKVCLEFEAQKLVLLEAGCGVGNCIFPLLEEDLNIFVYACDFSPRAVEFVKQHSLYCAERCSAFQCDLTKDDLRGNIPVGCVDVATLIFVLSAIHPDKMQQALDNIYRVLKPGGIILFRDYGLYDHAMMRFKAGNKLGENFYVRQDGTRSYFFSKELLADLFRGAGFESVTNEYVLRETVNKKEGLCVPRVFLQSKFRRPDQLQGS